From Pseudomonas sp. stari2, a single genomic window includes:
- the alg8 gene encoding mannuronan synthase, whose protein sequence is MSKLKHFFLQSAGWLLFLSLLMGLALMLPTSTFDSESKDFIFLIGAVGIWRYSMGATHFVRGMIFLYIVYPHLRRKVRKLGKAADPSHVFLMVTSFRIDALTTAQVYSSVIREAIDCELPTTVVCSIVEMSDELLVKALWTRMNPPERVKLDFVRIPGTGKRDGLAYGFRAISRHLPDDRAVVAVIDGDTVLGEGTVRKTVPWFQLFGNVGGLTTNEFCEVRGGYIMSEWHKLRFAQRHINMCSMALSKRVLTMTGRMSVFRATVVTNPEFIADVESDSLQHWRLGRFKFLTGDDKSSWFSLMRLGYDTFYVPDAAINTVEHPPEKSFIKASRKLMFRWYGNNLRQNSRALGLGVKRLGAFTSVVLFDQRVSMWTSLLGLTVAIIASFKYGGAFILAYLLWIGITRLILTLLLSCSGHRIGPAYPVILYYNQIVGALVKIYVFFRLDQQSWTRQPTSLTRDLASFQRWFNTWSSRTMTFSAGSIFVAVLLMMV, encoded by the coding sequence ATGTCCAAGCTCAAACATTTTTTTCTGCAATCCGCCGGCTGGCTTTTGTTTCTGAGCCTGCTGATGGGCCTGGCCCTGATGCTGCCTACGTCCACGTTCGACTCCGAGTCGAAAGACTTCATTTTCCTGATTGGCGCCGTGGGTATCTGGCGCTATTCGATGGGTGCCACGCACTTTGTGCGCGGCATGATTTTTCTCTACATCGTCTACCCACACCTGCGACGCAAAGTGCGCAAGCTGGGTAAAGCGGCGGACCCGTCCCATGTGTTTCTGATGGTCACCAGTTTCCGCATCGACGCGTTGACCACCGCACAGGTCTACAGCTCGGTGATCCGCGAAGCCATCGACTGCGAACTGCCGACCACCGTGGTCTGCTCCATCGTCGAAATGTCCGATGAACTGCTGGTCAAGGCGCTGTGGACGCGGATGAATCCGCCAGAGCGCGTGAAGCTCGACTTCGTGCGCATTCCCGGCACCGGTAAACGCGACGGCCTGGCTTATGGTTTTCGCGCGATCTCCCGCCACCTGCCCGACGACCGCGCCGTGGTCGCCGTGATCGACGGCGACACCGTGCTCGGTGAAGGCACCGTGCGCAAGACCGTGCCGTGGTTCCAGCTGTTCGGCAACGTCGGCGGCCTGACCACCAACGAATTCTGTGAAGTGCGCGGCGGCTACATCATGAGCGAATGGCACAAGCTGCGTTTCGCCCAGCGCCACATCAACATGTGCTCGATGGCCCTGTCCAAGCGCGTGCTGACCATGACTGGGCGCATGTCGGTGTTCCGCGCCACCGTGGTCACCAACCCGGAATTTATCGCCGACGTCGAAAGCGACTCGCTGCAACACTGGCGTCTGGGCCGTTTCAAGTTTTTGACCGGCGACGACAAGTCGAGCTGGTTCAGCCTGATGCGCCTGGGCTACGACACCTTCTACGTGCCGGACGCCGCAATCAACACCGTTGAACACCCGCCGGAAAAAAGCTTCATCAAGGCCAGTCGCAAACTGATGTTTCGCTGGTACGGCAACAACCTGCGGCAGAACTCGCGAGCCCTGGGCCTGGGTGTGAAACGCCTCGGCGCCTTCACCTCAGTAGTGCTGTTCGACCAACGCGTATCGATGTGGACCTCACTGCTGGGCCTGACCGTCGCGATCATCGCCAGCTTCAAATACGGCGGCGCGTTCATCCTCGCGTACCTGCTGTGGATCGGCATCACCCGCCTGATTCTGACACTGCTGCTGTCGTGCTCCGGCCACCGTATCGGCCCAGCCTACCCGGTGATTCTCTATTACAACCAGATCGTCGGCGCGCTGGTGAAGATCTACGTGTTCTTCCGCCTCGACCAACAATCCTGGACTCGCCAGCCCACTTCCCTGACCCGTGACCTCGCCAGCTTTCAACGTTGGTTCAACACCTGGTCGTCTCGGACCATGACCTTCTCCGCCGGCAGCATTTTCGTCGCCGTGCTGCTGATGATGGTCTGA
- a CDS encoding PilZ domain-containing protein translates to MNTAVNANVVHESEAQRQHARVKIPAKLRFFGPDRTPVEARVIDLSAGGLAFNAGQLPLTIGEVRKARLQFVIDNLGIAMDVELQVRSYDRQTGRAGCQFQNLEPQDISTLRHLITSHLAGDIVSIGEVLATLQRDNFTKARKTKDSGHGMTPFGRLKAVTFSAGIFAIGLVAAGFVFKSVYSMYFVSHAQAGLVSVPGMNITMPRDGTVQSLVKSDGVAAKGAPLATFSTSMLDVLKGHLDEDQLQPAKVEELFGKQMTGTLTSPCDCTVAQQLVADGQYASKGDVIFTLVPRNTQATVDARFSYRQFGDVRPGTPVSFQIAGEDKTRTGKIVSSTSLKSADLSSDIRVQIQPDEPLDSSFAGRPVEVNSDRGPNLNWLIDKAMAAGL, encoded by the coding sequence ATGAATACCGCCGTCAACGCCAACGTAGTGCATGAATCCGAAGCCCAGCGCCAGCACGCCCGGGTGAAAATCCCGGCCAAGCTGCGATTCTTCGGTCCCGACCGGACACCGGTCGAAGCACGAGTCATCGATCTGTCTGCCGGTGGTCTGGCGTTCAATGCCGGTCAGTTGCCGCTGACCATTGGCGAGGTGCGCAAGGCACGTCTGCAATTCGTCATCGACAACCTCGGCATCGCCATGGACGTGGAACTGCAAGTGCGTTCCTACGATCGCCAGACCGGCCGCGCCGGCTGCCAGTTCCAGAACCTCGAACCGCAGGACATTTCCACCCTGCGCCACCTGATTACTTCGCACCTGGCCGGCGACATCGTCAGCATCGGCGAAGTGCTGGCGACCCTGCAGCGCGACAATTTCACCAAGGCGCGCAAAACCAAGGACAGCGGCCACGGCATGACCCCGTTCGGGCGCCTGAAAGCCGTGACCTTCAGCGCCGGCATTTTCGCGATCGGCCTCGTGGCAGCGGGTTTCGTTTTCAAATCGGTGTACAGCATGTACTTCGTCAGCCATGCCCAGGCCGGTCTGGTCAGCGTGCCGGGCATGAACATCACCATGCCGCGCGACGGCACCGTGCAGAGCCTGGTGAAATCCGACGGCGTTGCCGCCAAAGGCGCACCGCTGGCGACTTTCAGCACCAGCATGCTCGACGTGCTCAAGGGCCATCTGGACGAAGATCAACTGCAACCGGCCAAGGTTGAAGAACTGTTCGGCAAGCAAATGACCGGCACCCTGACCTCGCCGTGCGATTGCACCGTTGCCCAGCAACTGGTGGCTGACGGTCAGTACGCGAGCAAGGGCGACGTGATCTTCACCCTGGTACCACGCAACACCCAGGCCACCGTCGATGCACGCTTCTCCTATCGCCAGTTCGGCGACGTGCGCCCGGGTACACCGGTGAGCTTCCAGATTGCCGGCGAAGACAAGACCCGCACCGGCAAGATCGTCAGCAGCACCAGTCTGAAAAGCGCCGACCTGTCCTCCGACATCCGCGTACAGATCCAGCCCGACGAGCCGCTGGACAGCAGCTTCGCCGGCCGCCCGGTGGAAGTGAACAGCGACCGTGGTCCGAACCTGAACTGGTTGATCGACAAAGCCATGGCTGCCGGTCTTTAA
- a CDS encoding nucleotide sugar dehydrogenase, which translates to MRISIFGLGYVGAVCAGCLSARGHDVVGVDVAKDKIDMINAGKSPIVEPGLGELLAQGIETGRLRGTTNFAEAIRDTDLSMICVGTPSKKNGDLELNYIEAVCREIGFVLREKSTRHTIVVRSTVLPGTVANVVIPILEDCSGKKAGVDFGVAVNPEFLRESTAIADYDLPPMTVIGEFDKASGDVLQSLYEELDAPIIRKDIAVAEMIKYTCNVWHATKVTFANEIGNIAKAVGVDGREVMDVVCQDKTLNLSQYYMRPGFAFGGSCLPKDVRALTYRAGSLDVEAPLLNSLMRSNESQVQNAFDIVESHDKRKVALLGLSFKAGTDDLRESPLVELAEMLIGKGYDLSIYDSNVQYARVHGANKDYIESKIPHVSSLLNADFDSVIDNSDVIILGNRDEKFRALAQQAPHGKQVIDLVGFMAKTTDAGSRTEGICW; encoded by the coding sequence ATGCGCATCAGCATATTTGGTTTGGGTTACGTCGGCGCAGTGTGTGCCGGTTGCCTGTCTGCACGGGGCCATGACGTGGTTGGCGTCGATGTTGCCAAAGACAAGATCGACATGATCAATGCTGGCAAATCCCCCATTGTCGAACCGGGCCTGGGCGAGTTGCTGGCGCAAGGGATCGAGACCGGCCGTCTGCGCGGTACGACCAATTTCGCCGAGGCGATTCGTGACACCGATTTGTCGATGATTTGCGTCGGCACGCCGAGCAAAAAGAACGGCGACCTGGAACTGAACTACATCGAAGCGGTATGCCGCGAGATCGGTTTTGTCCTGCGTGAAAAATCCACCCGTCACACCATCGTCGTGCGCAGCACGGTGCTGCCGGGCACCGTCGCCAACGTGGTGATTCCGATCCTCGAAGACTGCTCCGGCAAAAAAGCTGGCGTTGATTTCGGTGTAGCCGTGAACCCAGAGTTCCTGCGTGAATCCACCGCGATCGCCGACTACGACCTGCCACCGATGACCGTCATCGGCGAGTTCGACAAGGCCTCGGGTGACGTTCTGCAATCGCTGTACGAAGAACTCGACGCACCGATCATCCGCAAGGACATCGCCGTCGCCGAGATGATCAAGTACACCTGCAACGTCTGGCACGCGACCAAAGTGACCTTCGCCAACGAAATCGGCAACATCGCCAAAGCAGTGGGCGTCGATGGCCGCGAAGTGATGGACGTGGTCTGCCAGGACAAGACCCTCAACCTGTCCCAGTACTACATGCGTCCGGGCTTTGCCTTCGGCGGCTCGTGCCTGCCGAAAGACGTGCGTGCCCTGACCTACCGCGCCGGCTCGCTGGATGTGGAGGCGCCGCTGCTCAACTCGCTGATGCGCAGCAACGAATCGCAAGTGCAGAACGCCTTCGACATCGTTGAAAGCCACGACAAACGCAAAGTCGCGCTGCTCGGCCTGAGCTTCAAGGCCGGTACCGACGACCTGCGCGAAAGCCCGCTGGTGGAACTGGCCGAGATGCTGATCGGCAAGGGTTACGACCTGAGCATCTACGACAGCAACGTTCAGTACGCCCGTGTCCACGGCGCGAACAAGGACTACATCGAGTCGAAGATTCCCCACGTTTCGTCCCTGCTCAATGCGGACTTCGACTCGGTGATCGACAACTCCGACGTGATCATCCTCGGCAACCGCGATGAGAAGTTCCGCGCGCTGGCCCAGCAGGCACCGCACGGTAAACAGGTCATCGACCTGGTCGGTTTCATGGCCAAAACCACCGATGCCGGCTCCCGCACCGAAGGTATCTGCTGGTAA